A single region of the Manihot esculenta cultivar AM560-2 chromosome 12, M.esculenta_v8, whole genome shotgun sequence genome encodes:
- the LOC110628457 gene encoding GBF-interacting protein 1-like isoform X2 has protein sequence MSGGGVRSSIPSNVRKTIQNIKEITGNHSEEEIYATLKDCSMDPNETAQKLLLQDPFHEVKRKRDRRKENVNNRDSGDARWRPGTQGRGSKGGRPNFSARYTSHDAGGGRNLGPARDNGTNQAAEKGDAASLPALQEESKKTSLSASSAAVVANGAIGEPSGSNSEMHASDLPSGSGVSQNKVTSSPIAVSEFGSTMSPTDADKTLTITFGTGDAHGIPSPGNSSVSVAPASSSTVCFSSSDPVLVPSNDSWLPGMVGTIKREVGSHTAVFESNAVGPAEKSASEIGPPLLQGKMPSKVGKDQLSESSQPSSASIHGGSSGTRPSPHYNSRSQQAIGSQKVASTKEWKPKPANTNVLQGSGLAGSSDVPNVPVEASIQSQPLSNVLDSEEATAKLQKKLEELHLPQRQHVIIPNHIHVPESERTKLSFGSFDASFGVKTSCDSGPESDKSSTPLSETSHGAEETVEEQAASNQDTFVAAEEGAYPDHPESPSHAPENLTGESKVSSSAITEYNESKQDNVLLSGGQQYSGVHTSPSYSFGFVPPMLSSQIAPFENSESQARDVSRLPSFVVQQPFDPTSYYAQFYRSGADSDGRVSPFPSAAVAAKYNGTVSVLPSHTSQSPQEGGNSLVLSTEGPTPLVTQAAGLMQSSIAVTQQPLPVFRPPTGLHISHYPPNYIPYSHYISPFYVPPPGIHQFLTNGAFPQQPQAGSVYPAPPAAAAMGVKYSLPQYKPGNNTGNSTHIGMPSGYGLYGSTQAGYNPSSTSAAGNSTTNEDLGASQFKESNVYITGQQSEGPAVWIAAPGRDISSLPASSFYSLPPQGQHVTFTPAQAGLGTFASIYQPAQAVTAAAVHPLLQQSQTMAGAVDMVGSAASVYQQPQHQQINWPSNY, from the exons ATGAGCGGTGGTGGGGTTAGGTCTTCAATCCCGAGCAACGTCCGGAAGACGATCCAGAACATAAAAGAGATCACAGGCAATCACAGTGAGGAGGAGATTTATGCAACGCTTAAGGATTGCTCTATGGATCCCAATGAAACCGCACAAAAGCTTCTTCTTCAAG ATCCATTTCACGAAGTCAAAAGGAAACGTGACAGGAGAAAAGAG AATGTGAACAACAGAGATTCTGGGGATGCTCGTTGGAGACCTGGAACACAGGGGCGGGGGAGTAAGGGTGGTCGGCCGAACTTTTCAGCTCGTTACACATCACATG ATGCTGGTGGTGGCAGGAATTTGGGCCCTGCAAGAGACAATGGAACCAACCAAGCTGCAGAGAAGGGAGATGCAGCTTCTTTGCCAGCTCTTCAAGAGGAAAGCAAGAAAACAAGTCTGTCAGCAAG CTCTGCTGCTGTTGTGGCCAATGGTGCCATTGGTGAACCATCTGGAAGCAACAGTGAAATGCATGCTTCTGATTTACCTTCAGGCAGTGGTGTAAGTCAAAATAAAGTGACTTCATCGCCCATTGCTGTTAGTGAATTTGGAAGTACAATGTCCCCTACTGATGCTGACAAAACGCTCACCATTACATTTGGAACCGGGGATGCACATGGCATCCCAAGTCCTGGTAACTCCTCAGTATCTGTGGCTCCAGCCTCTTCATCAACAGTCTGTTTCTCGTCATCAGATCCTGTACTTGTTCCATCTAATGACTCATGGCTCCCTGGTATGGTGGGTACCATCAAACGTGAAGTTGGAAGCCATACAGCTGTTTTTGAATCAAATGCAGTTGGTCCTGCTGAGAAATCAG CTTCTGAGATTGGTCCTCCTTTACTACAAGGGAAGATGCCAAGTAAAGTTGGGAAGGATCAGCTAAGCGAGTCTTCCCAACCCTCATCTGCATCAATTCATGGTGGATCTTCTGGTACCCGGCCTTCCCCTCACTACAATAGCAGGTCACAACAAGCAATTGGCTCACAAAAAG TTGCTTCTACTAAGGAGTGGAAACCAAAGCCAGCAAACACTAATGTGCTTCAGGGGTCTGGATTAGCTGGTTCATCAGATGTGCCTAATGTTCCAGTTGAAGCCAGTATCCAATCACAGCCTTTATCAAATGTCCTTGATTCAGAAGAAGCGACTGCAAAACTGCAGAAGAAGCTGGAGGAGTTGCATCTTCCACAACGTCAACATGTTATTATTCCAAACCATATTCATGTCCCTGAATCTGAAAGAACAAAATTGAGTTTTGGAAGTTTTGatgcaagttttggagtaaaaACAAGTTGCGACAGTGGTCCAGAGAGTGATAAGAGTTCTACACCTTTGTCTGAAACTTCTCATGGTGCAGAAGAAACTGTGGAGGAACAGGCTGCAAG CAATCAAGACACATTTGTGGCTGCTGAGGAGGGAGCTTATCCTGATCATCCAGAGTCACCTTCTCATGCGCCTGAAAATTTAACTGGTGAGAGCAAAGTCTCATCCAGTGCAATAACTGAGTATAATGAATCCAAGCAGGATAATGTGTTGCTCTCTGGGGGCCAGCAATACTCGGGTGTACATACTTCTCCAAGCTACAGTTTTGGTTTTGTGCCTCCAATGCTGAGTAGTCAGATTGCACCATTTGAAAACTCTGAATCTCAAGCACGTGATGTTTCTCGCCTTCCTAGTTTTGTA GTTCAACAGCCATTTGATCCTACAAGTTATTATGCTCAATTTTATCGCTCGGGTGCTGATAGCGATGGTCGTGTTTCTCCCTTTCCATCAGCTGCAGTTGCTGCGAAATACAATGGGACTGTTTCAGTGTTGCCTTCACATACTTCTCAGTCTCCTCAAGAG GGTGGGAATTCATTGGTTCTGTCAACAGAAGGTCCAACTCCATTGGTGACTCAAGCTGCTGGGCTTATGCAAAGTTCCATAGCTGTGACTCAGCAACCGCTCCCAGTCTTCCGTCCACCAACTGGGTTGCACATCTCCCATTATCCTCCAAACTACATCCCTTATAGTCATTACATTTCCCCATTCTATGTTCCACCTCCTGGCATTCACCAATTTTTAACTAATGGTGCATTTCCCCAGCAACCTCAAGCTGGGAGTGTATATCCTGCTCCACCAGCTGCAGCTGCCATGGGGGTAAAATATTCACTTCCACAATACAAACCAGGAAATAATACAGGAAATTCAACTCATATTGGAATGCCTAGTGGCTACGGGCTGTATGGCTCCACTCAAGCTGGTTATAATCCCAGTTCTACATCCGCTGCTGGAAACTCTACCACAAATGAAGATCTTGGTGCATCCCAATTCAAAGAAAGTAATGTTTACATCACTGGGCAGCAG AGTGAGGGTCCAGCTGTGTGGATTGCTGCTCCTGGCCGAGATATATCTAGCTTGCCAGCAAGTTCCTTCTATAGCCTTCCTCCTCAGGGTCAGCACGTGACTTTCACCCCTGCACAGGCTGGTCTTGGCACCTTTGCCAGTATCTACCAGCCTGCACAAGCGGTAACAGCAGCAGCTGTTCACCCACTTCTTCAACAGTCTCAGaccatggctggagctgttgATATGGTGGGATCTGCAGCCAGTGTATACCAGCAGCCTCAGCATCAACAAATCAACTGGCCTAGTAACTATTAA
- the LOC110628457 gene encoding GBF-interacting protein 1-like isoform X1, whose amino-acid sequence MSGGGVRSSIPSNVRKTIQNIKEITGNHSEEEIYATLKDCSMDPNETAQKLLLQDPFHEVKRKRDRRKENVNNRDSGDARWRPGTQGRGSKGGRPNFSARYTSHDAGGGRNLGPARDNGTNQAAEKGDAASLPALQEESKKTSLSASSAAVVANGAIGEPSGSNSEMHASDLPSGSGVSQNKVTSSPIAVSEFGSTMSPTDADKTLTITFGTGDAHGIPSPGNSSVSVAPASSSTVCFSSSDPVLVPSNDSWLPGMVGTIKREVGSHTAVFESNAVGPAEKSASEIGPPLLQGKMPSKVGKDQLSESSQPSSASIHGGSSGTRPSPHYNSRSQQAIGSQKESLSSTVASTKEWKPKPANTNVLQGSGLAGSSDVPNVPVEASIQSQPLSNVLDSEEATAKLQKKLEELHLPQRQHVIIPNHIHVPESERTKLSFGSFDASFGVKTSCDSGPESDKSSTPLSETSHGAEETVEEQAASNQDTFVAAEEGAYPDHPESPSHAPENLTGESKVSSSAITEYNESKQDNVLLSGGQQYSGVHTSPSYSFGFVPPMLSSQIAPFENSESQARDVSRLPSFVVQQPFDPTSYYAQFYRSGADSDGRVSPFPSAAVAAKYNGTVSVLPSHTSQSPQEGGNSLVLSTEGPTPLVTQAAGLMQSSIAVTQQPLPVFRPPTGLHISHYPPNYIPYSHYISPFYVPPPGIHQFLTNGAFPQQPQAGSVYPAPPAAAAMGVKYSLPQYKPGNNTGNSTHIGMPSGYGLYGSTQAGYNPSSTSAAGNSTTNEDLGASQFKESNVYITGQQSEGPAVWIAAPGRDISSLPASSFYSLPPQGQHVTFTPAQAGLGTFASIYQPAQAVTAAAVHPLLQQSQTMAGAVDMVGSAASVYQQPQHQQINWPSNY is encoded by the exons ATGAGCGGTGGTGGGGTTAGGTCTTCAATCCCGAGCAACGTCCGGAAGACGATCCAGAACATAAAAGAGATCACAGGCAATCACAGTGAGGAGGAGATTTATGCAACGCTTAAGGATTGCTCTATGGATCCCAATGAAACCGCACAAAAGCTTCTTCTTCAAG ATCCATTTCACGAAGTCAAAAGGAAACGTGACAGGAGAAAAGAG AATGTGAACAACAGAGATTCTGGGGATGCTCGTTGGAGACCTGGAACACAGGGGCGGGGGAGTAAGGGTGGTCGGCCGAACTTTTCAGCTCGTTACACATCACATG ATGCTGGTGGTGGCAGGAATTTGGGCCCTGCAAGAGACAATGGAACCAACCAAGCTGCAGAGAAGGGAGATGCAGCTTCTTTGCCAGCTCTTCAAGAGGAAAGCAAGAAAACAAGTCTGTCAGCAAG CTCTGCTGCTGTTGTGGCCAATGGTGCCATTGGTGAACCATCTGGAAGCAACAGTGAAATGCATGCTTCTGATTTACCTTCAGGCAGTGGTGTAAGTCAAAATAAAGTGACTTCATCGCCCATTGCTGTTAGTGAATTTGGAAGTACAATGTCCCCTACTGATGCTGACAAAACGCTCACCATTACATTTGGAACCGGGGATGCACATGGCATCCCAAGTCCTGGTAACTCCTCAGTATCTGTGGCTCCAGCCTCTTCATCAACAGTCTGTTTCTCGTCATCAGATCCTGTACTTGTTCCATCTAATGACTCATGGCTCCCTGGTATGGTGGGTACCATCAAACGTGAAGTTGGAAGCCATACAGCTGTTTTTGAATCAAATGCAGTTGGTCCTGCTGAGAAATCAG CTTCTGAGATTGGTCCTCCTTTACTACAAGGGAAGATGCCAAGTAAAGTTGGGAAGGATCAGCTAAGCGAGTCTTCCCAACCCTCATCTGCATCAATTCATGGTGGATCTTCTGGTACCCGGCCTTCCCCTCACTACAATAGCAGGTCACAACAAGCAATTGGCTCACAAAAAG AATCCCTTTCTTCAACAGTTGCTTCTACTAAGGAGTGGAAACCAAAGCCAGCAAACACTAATGTGCTTCAGGGGTCTGGATTAGCTGGTTCATCAGATGTGCCTAATGTTCCAGTTGAAGCCAGTATCCAATCACAGCCTTTATCAAATGTCCTTGATTCAGAAGAAGCGACTGCAAAACTGCAGAAGAAGCTGGAGGAGTTGCATCTTCCACAACGTCAACATGTTATTATTCCAAACCATATTCATGTCCCTGAATCTGAAAGAACAAAATTGAGTTTTGGAAGTTTTGatgcaagttttggagtaaaaACAAGTTGCGACAGTGGTCCAGAGAGTGATAAGAGTTCTACACCTTTGTCTGAAACTTCTCATGGTGCAGAAGAAACTGTGGAGGAACAGGCTGCAAG CAATCAAGACACATTTGTGGCTGCTGAGGAGGGAGCTTATCCTGATCATCCAGAGTCACCTTCTCATGCGCCTGAAAATTTAACTGGTGAGAGCAAAGTCTCATCCAGTGCAATAACTGAGTATAATGAATCCAAGCAGGATAATGTGTTGCTCTCTGGGGGCCAGCAATACTCGGGTGTACATACTTCTCCAAGCTACAGTTTTGGTTTTGTGCCTCCAATGCTGAGTAGTCAGATTGCACCATTTGAAAACTCTGAATCTCAAGCACGTGATGTTTCTCGCCTTCCTAGTTTTGTA GTTCAACAGCCATTTGATCCTACAAGTTATTATGCTCAATTTTATCGCTCGGGTGCTGATAGCGATGGTCGTGTTTCTCCCTTTCCATCAGCTGCAGTTGCTGCGAAATACAATGGGACTGTTTCAGTGTTGCCTTCACATACTTCTCAGTCTCCTCAAGAG GGTGGGAATTCATTGGTTCTGTCAACAGAAGGTCCAACTCCATTGGTGACTCAAGCTGCTGGGCTTATGCAAAGTTCCATAGCTGTGACTCAGCAACCGCTCCCAGTCTTCCGTCCACCAACTGGGTTGCACATCTCCCATTATCCTCCAAACTACATCCCTTATAGTCATTACATTTCCCCATTCTATGTTCCACCTCCTGGCATTCACCAATTTTTAACTAATGGTGCATTTCCCCAGCAACCTCAAGCTGGGAGTGTATATCCTGCTCCACCAGCTGCAGCTGCCATGGGGGTAAAATATTCACTTCCACAATACAAACCAGGAAATAATACAGGAAATTCAACTCATATTGGAATGCCTAGTGGCTACGGGCTGTATGGCTCCACTCAAGCTGGTTATAATCCCAGTTCTACATCCGCTGCTGGAAACTCTACCACAAATGAAGATCTTGGTGCATCCCAATTCAAAGAAAGTAATGTTTACATCACTGGGCAGCAG AGTGAGGGTCCAGCTGTGTGGATTGCTGCTCCTGGCCGAGATATATCTAGCTTGCCAGCAAGTTCCTTCTATAGCCTTCCTCCTCAGGGTCAGCACGTGACTTTCACCCCTGCACAGGCTGGTCTTGGCACCTTTGCCAGTATCTACCAGCCTGCACAAGCGGTAACAGCAGCAGCTGTTCACCCACTTCTTCAACAGTCTCAGaccatggctggagctgttgATATGGTGGGATCTGCAGCCAGTGTATACCAGCAGCCTCAGCATCAACAAATCAACTGGCCTAGTAACTATTAA